The genomic DNA TACAGTAGTGTTGTATCGGAGCTGCGCGTGCATGCAACCTCATTTTAtcttgttgttctgattggcctgtagtgactgtgacagacagaaaattcATCCAATTACCTACTGAGAATTTTAAGAAAActcttcccaaatgctttctgtGGGAGGTATATGTGAAATATGTTCATGCAATAACCCCTCTCCCTCTcatcagcagagagagaggggttattattattattggatGGACACCTTTCCATGATGTAGTGTGCATCTACACAAAGGATCATTATTTTTCACCCCCACTAATCATATATTATacattaaaatatctaaaatatgatatgaatttAATTTCAGATAATATGAAGTCAATATACGTTTAAAGACAAAGTTGGAgtcatgtaaataaaaatgtctttgtttgagTACTAGGCTGCCACCCTTAACAAACAAACCCAGGGGAAACTACTCTGAATTTTACCAGGATCTGATTGTGAACTCTCTGTCACCTTCTCTTCTCTCAGGTTATCTCTCGTGTTGCCGTTTCATTGATGACAATCAAATAATCACAAGTTCTGGAGACACCACATGGTGAGCAGCAGAGAACAAAACACAGAGGTAAaagttaaacatgtttttgttaccTGATCTGTGTCTTTACTCTGCGTTTTCCGCCCCAGTGCACTGTGGGACATTGAAACGAGTCAGCAGACCACGGTTTTCTCCGGCCACAGCGGCGACGTCATGAGCCTGTCCCTGTCGCCCGACCTTCGCACCTTCGTGTCGGGAGCCTGCGATGCCTCGGTCAAACTGTGGGACATCAGAGACAGCATGTGCCGGCAGACCTTCACGGGCCACGAGTCGGACATCAACGCCATCTGTGTGAGTGCGCTTGGGGCGACACGGGGGATATAATTAAACTACAACTTGTAAAATTGTATTCTTTTCTTTGAGATCACAGGCAGCTTAAAGGGTTATTTAGCAGTTTTCTATGTGACCTGCACTATAACATCAGCCTACAGCAGaagccatttttttctgtggatGCTCTGCCTGGTCctaaaaatatttctgatgatgtcatgggggTTATCTCTACTTGATTTATAAATTAATAACagaaaattaactttaaaagccATGAGCATTTACAGCATCAGACAGATCTAACAGCAAATGCCCTGGAGTTGCTTTATGGGAAGAGCGGagcctccttttttctttctttttatagaTTTGAGTTGGAATCGCAGAGAATAAAAGAAGATTGGACAGCCATCTTTGCTTTGATAACTTGCACGGCGATCCCTCTCTTCTACTTCTTTGATTACAATCATaaaaactaagagaaaaatacaaaaatagaaCATGAGGTGATTTTCCAttcataaaaatacagaaacaccaATGGACAAACAGGTGTTTATAACTGagacaaacacatttaaacagaagATGGTCATATAGGGGAAATTCCTCCATTTTTCTCAGCCTCAGCACTACAGTCATCATTCTGTACCTAAATTCATTCTATATATTCCATAAATTATTTCATATCCATCTTCTATGGATGGGGTGACCGGCTTGTTGTTTCCTTCCTGGCAGCTCTGATCAGTATCAGTATACTGGGTTTCAGACTGGAAAGGACATCACTTTGTCTCTGCTGTGcttaatttttccattttaaaaaaaatctgtttctcATAAACCAACTAAGAGACTTCAGCCAAGATCATGATTTTCATATCTGTTACAGTGGTCATTATATCAGACTAGTTAAACAATGAGCCATAAATTCTAGATACAACAGATTATACTGAGATGCGCAATCAATCACTGCGACAGATGTGATGTGTTTGAGGGTCAAGGGGCTGAGATAgacttaaacttttcctgtCTGATACACTATACAGACAAAGTATTTGGCATCACCCGTTTattgttgaattcaggtgtttcaatcagacccggTGTATAAAATccagcacctagccatgcagacTCTGcgtgcaaacatttgtgatactaaacgggtcgttctgaagagctcagttaCTTGAAGCATGGTATTGTGATGCCTCACATCACCaggtccaatgccaagcatcagatggacaGGTGTAATTGCCACCagcactggactgtggagcagtggaaacatgctcTTTGGAGTGACCAATCCTGCTTGTCTGTTTgtcagtcagatgggtgagtcagGGTTAGGCAGATGCAGGGAGAACAtcacctgtctgactgcattgtgtcaaCTGTGAagttgggtggaggagggtttggGCTTGGTCtctatctccagtgaagggcaatcttataCTTCTGCATACCAAGACACTgtggacaatgctgtgcttcctaatttgtggcaacagtttggggcaggcctaacctgacacgccaaatggatttgtttcacacatccatcaggtaAACCTTCAATAGACAGCGTTTGACAAAGGACAGAGTGTTGGATGAACGGTCTGTcaatctttacgggccaatcagagcaacaaaatacttgacgtcgtagccccaaacCAAGGTCTGCACTACCAACGAGTAAAATCAatgctgatctttgttcttcttttaatgcagaaatgtcatcaagttctgataaaacttagattttagcagcatccacactaatgtcttccaccatactTGTaccggcctcttcttgctgcttgcatatgtcacatctctgctgcgcctgaaagtactgcccctcaacactgattggtcctgccactttctaaccggacccaaacggttcagatgggagctttgcaagatggatttgccagtaagaaactctgaaacgggcgaatccatctgctttgcaaggttagggaaggcccttttccattctaacatgactgtgtcccAGTGCAGTGggtcccaaccatttttcctggCGTCCCCCCTACTTATACCTAAGAAGAACCGAGCCCCCCTAAGAACCacaggaatgaaaaaaatgatagagtactgtcaaaaatcaacatcaatttttattgtttcatagACAAAACCCAACAGAAGTAGgtttatatatgtttttacACCAAAAGACATTTGTATAAACTATTTAAGCAAAAGTTTGCCATGATCTAAGTTATATGCCAATCTAATCTCAACAACCTCAgggcagacaaagcctcgcacCCCCCTAGGGTgtcccaggttgggaaccaatgccctagtacacaaagcaaagactataaagacatggtttgatgagtttggtttGGAAGATTTGACTGGCCttcacagagccctgacctcagcccatcgagcacctttgggatggactggaacagagattgcatgCCAGGTCTTCTTGTCCAGCATGAGTGCCTGATGTCATAAATGCcatacagaatgaatgggcccacattcccacagaaacactccaaatctTCTGGGAATGTGTGCCCATGCCTTTCAAGTAGAGAGGAggcaaccaggactcttccaagagctggttgcatggccaaactgagcaatcgacAGATACGGGCCTTCGTAAGAAAGGTGACCGAGAACCAAATGATCACTCTGGCTCCGAATCATgtccaaaaatatatttaaccaCAGGTGGAATCCAATCAAGGTGTACAAACATTCAGAAAGATCAAGAGAAACTGGAGGaagctgagctaaatttcaagtgtttttacagaaaGTCTGAATACACATGTGAATGTTAtactttagtttttatcatcaaTTATATCAAGAATGCTAAAATTCTGTGTTCACTTTgccattatggggtactgagtgtggattaataagaataaaaaaaataatttttggattgtagcatcaggctgcaacataacaaaactaaTGAAAGttaagggggtctgaataattTCTAAATTAAATGCACTGTATCCAAGTGAAAACCAAATTTCACTGAATTGGCAGTGTGCTtgagatcattgtcctgcttaAGATGACACCGCTCACAATCAGGCACTTTTCAAAAGACATGGCATGATAAATTACCaaaaaacaacagatctcaAGGTAGCCTAAGACTTTTGCACAGTAACTGTGTATAATAAATAATTTGTTCTGCTTATAACAGATGCTTAGTTAGAATCATCCATTTCTAAAAGGGTCTGTGGATCTCATCTTCACAGCAGTCTTTAAGCCTTATCTGTCATGTCGGCTGTCCCCCTGTCCTGTGGTTGGTTTAATACACTATCATCAGAGCGGCTCCAGGATTTGTCTCGACAACGTCACACGCTGTCTTGTCTCCAGCTTTGGGAGGGATTTAACCTGGGAGCACACTAGAGGATTAACAAGATTATCAATTAACACCATATCTGAACATCTGCCATCAGTCCAGACTCCAGCTGAGACCGACTCATGCTGGAGTCTGGACTGAGGCACACGGCAGGTTATCTGATCAGTGGCACAGTGAAAGATAATCTCCTTCAATCACTCATAAGTTATTTATTCATCTGTCATTATCCTGGAATATCTAAAGAAATACTGTTTGAttcacctcctctcctcttcagttCTTTCCCAACGGCAGCGCCTTCGCCACTGGCTCCGACGACGCCACCTGCAGGCTGTTTGACCTGCGTGCAGACCAGGAGCTCAGCGTCTATTGCCATGACAACATCATCTGTGGCATCACCTCTGTGGCTTTCTCCCGCTCTGGCCGCCTGCTGCTGGCCGGTTATGATGATTTTAACTGCAACATCTGGGACGCCATGAAGGGAGACAGAGCAGGTGGGTGGGACAGGAAGTGGCTGTGTGAAGGTGTGATGTCAGAAAGCTGCTCTATAGTGTGTTATAGTTGAACCTGAAGCTGAGGTAAGGAAGTAATTAATAGAGATTTATTTGATCCTCttaatcttttttgttttgtgtgtgttttttttaaaaacattttcatatggTTGGTTTTTccaaaagagacagaaaaagttCTATGTAATAAATTTTCATAGCATTAtaccattttaaaatgataattaaagaacaaaaatataaagCCACAGccatcaacaaaaacaaatcacagagaCAAAAACTATTAACAGTCACCATAATTGATTTCATTTAATAATTAGTTCTTTTTCCAACGCTTGCAAATGGGGAGcaattgaggaaaaaaaatgattgaaactttttttaacctttacaaaTTACCCAATCAAGattcaggaatttaaaaaaagagaccaTTTATGGGCCTTTCGACTTTAATGGATAAGACAGCTAAagagtaaaagagagaaaatatagGAGAGAGAGCACCAAACAGACCCAAGATCCGGATTCAAACCTGTGACCAGTGCATCTAGGACTGTAACCTCtgtataggttgtttgcaatcatgtgatcctgaatgcATGATGGGGGTCACCCATTAGGAATGAAGGAAAGCttgtactttacagctctaaatggaccccTATACTGCATTTATCATCataaatttctacatacatgtGATTATTACCACAGTTTcacagatttacctggcatggaggctATCAATATTGCAAATTACCCAGTCCTACAGAACTCCTAGCTTCTAATGTTGTCTAGCcacatgaaggaaaaaaacagtctagaggagtcttgtgcTAAGATGCTAGCTGAGCCCCTCTGAcatatgaaaaataatattcTGTCAcaaaagtgcttttaaaatgaaagagtgATGTACTATCAtctgaataaaccttgtggggcaACTGACCAAGTGTGCTTTATGCTCTTTCATATGAGCCACGGTAGTTAGCTTCcctttgagtgccagtttcctttccttctcCTTGATGctatttaattcacatttaaaagtaccaaatgaagagctgtttggtaGCCAAACAAGTAGCACTACTGAAATTAGCCAAATGGTCTGGACCTTTAAAAAGAGACGGATTGGCTGGATTGGCATCCCACGAGGAAAGACGGGTAAGATCAGAGATcaaatgtgctaaaccatggcaaaatcagacaaaaacaaacttgacTATTTAGAGAAAACAGACTGTACACCAGTGCTGTTTGACACTGCTCATCCAGGCATAAGACAGCGTCTTTTTTacttcctgcctgctgctgtttctctgagtttttttctttttgaaaacctttttttctgcctgaatGTTTCAatacttttgggacacaaaatagcttaagaattaaagatgttttttattttcacattttaaatgctcATCCCTTTGGTAGcgcttctctatgcagaaatcacatCTGCCCCACATCTggagttctccactgctgcctCACACCATCTTTAAAGAACCTGAACAGCGCTTGCTCTAGCAACTCGGCTAAACTGGCACCAGAACATTCATACCTGTTCAGTAGCCAGTTGCAGACAGAGCAGGTTTAAAGATAATTTATCTCTGTGTCTATAGAGCTTTTATcaaatcagtctttatttgtatagcactacttcataaccaaagttatctcaagactcTTAACAATGAGGGCAGGCCTAGACTGTTCTCTCAGTTTTGATATTTATAtagacccaacattaatcatGATCATGACCTCAGCCCTGAGCATCATTTATCAAAGACAAGGAAAAATTAGGGATGCTCGATATTATCAGTCTAATGTCCGTATCAGAGATATTAGCTGAAAAAGTTAAtcatcagtattggcagatgtGAAGAGCTCTGCAAATATTTTGTCTAATCAAATCTGCCATTATCAGccgtaaatatttgctgtacaaaaaaaataagttatagggatgcatgatatggattttttgccgatatccgatatgccgatatttacagattcatgtTAGCAGATACCAATATCGatgctgttatttaaattttcttttcagacaagaaatatcagtccttttggacatactataaggtttgaggatgaccatggaaacaaactttagtccttgaAAAAcgctttaaagtttaaagaatgaggataaataaagaaaaagacctcaactgacacaGGTCtttagtatatatggacaaaaatggacaatatatctgctgataccagaccaataatattgtgcatccttaatAAGATGGATAAGGATGTAGCTACAGCggcagtttatcagaactggacgaCTTGTCTTTGTGCAAAGAAATGCACTAAAGCTTTTCTTGGAGATGCACATGGCTACCATGTCATATGCTCTATTACTCTGATTGGTTGGAAGTTAATGAGACTAacagaacattcgtccaatcaccttctgagatttttccacccttctcaaactcagacaaTGCCTAGATGAATGTCTACTTGGAGTTTCATGTTAGATAAAAACTGTCCACAGGAACTTTTAAATATAGTGTCCAGAGTTGTCAAGCAGAAATCTGTCTTATgctttgcacaaaaaaaatgctgtattttgATACAAAGAGcttaaagtgcaaaataaaagggacaaaaaatgttgTGGTTTATTTCTTGTGACTTAGTTTGGTGGATTGGAGCTCCATGGCGCGCTTACCAGTGCATACAGACGTCTCCAGTGCCTTTTTTAAAGGAGAGAAACAAATCTTTGTTCAAGCATCATACtctgtgttaaatgtaaaagCAGTAATAAACACAGGGTGGCTTTGTGTTGTGTGAGTGTTTTGAAAGTTGGTTCATAGTCTGGAGTGCAAAACATTTGACAGCAACAAGTCTTCTTTTGTTTCTCCTGGTTTCTCCTGCAGGAGTCCTGGCCGGCCATGACAATCGTGTGAGCTGTCTGGGTGTGACGGATGACGGCATGGCGGTGTGCACCGGGTCCTGGGACAGCTTCCTTAAGATCTGGAACTGAGCCATGCACATAAAccgcacacacacccacacatgcacacactttcAAACATGCACGCACACGTCTGACAAACAGGCACCACTCCCACAGCTCGGGACACAGTTTGCACCCTGTATTCACTGTATGTAAGATCCAATCGGCGACATTTTACTGTACATAATATATATGACTTAGGTATGAGtttacacacataaacacaatgCTGTATGCAGAACAAGCCCTGAACACGCACATACTACCGTCAAATGATTTCAGTTCAAGCATTAGTTCAATACACTCTCTTACTTTGGTATGAtttcacacaaacatttgtaaaattaaaaaaaaaaaaagtgaccaaaaaagttTGATCTTCAGCTGctcaaatgaaaacacaaatgccACTTTTACCTGAAGCCTTTTAACACGTCAAACATGCTCATTCACACATAAAGACACACTTTTCCTGAGAGACACTGCTTCTCAAGTTAAAACGGGGGGAGAGACGTCATTGGACAattctgtctttgtttacaATGAAGTCCAAAATGCACTTCAGACAAATTTTTTTCGTGACTATTTTTGTCTTGGTACCGTGCGTATCTCAGCGAATGTGAAGGAAGAACAGTGTTGTTGTCAGAGAATCATGTGAGTCCTTatactgaaaacaaaacaaccacTGACAGACGGGCCGGGGCGATGATCACAGcctgagggggaaaaaaaagtaaaaaaataaaaaaataaaaaaaatcatctccTGTTCTCTACTGGCTCCAAACAGCAGTCAGTGTTTTTATAGATATGTACCCCCTACATACAGTACAGTACATCTGCTcttaagtttttcttttatacTTCTTTTATTCATGTTCTCCCTGTGTGCCTCAGATACACTTTAAGGATTATTAATAGAGAATATTAATGAAGTtaaattaaggaaaaaaaaagatttgagaTTCAGAAGGTAGGTGAAAATTAAAGCATTGTAAGACGCATCTTAATAAAGCAGGAGCCAGTGATCATACTTTGACTTTGTCAATGTATTGTCCGGACATTATGATGGTATAATTGTACATAATATTAATAAACGAAAGCCTCTCCTGCCAATGCTTGTGGTTCCTTTTTGAAGCATTTGAATCCTTAGAATACTTGAGTTAAACATTTATGTATTAGTGCAAATCTAGTCCTCTGTTATGGGCTGCTCCAGCTATTCAGCATAGCATAAGTTCAACAAAAGTTCTACCTGAAGGAGTTTACCCGCTACTTATACTCTTTAAAG from Cheilinus undulatus linkage group 12, ASM1832078v1, whole genome shotgun sequence includes the following:
- the gnb2 gene encoding guanine nucleotide-binding protein G(I)/G(S)/G(T) subunit beta-2; amino-acid sequence: MSELEQLRQEAEQLRNQIRDARKACGDSTLTQITAGLDPVGRIQMRTRRTLRGHLAKIYAMHWGSDSRLLVSASQDGKLIVWDSYTTNKIHAIPLRSSWVMTCAYAPSGNYVACGGLDNICSIYCLKTREGNVRVSRELPGHTGYLSCCRFIDDNQIITSSGDTTCALWDIETSQQTTVFSGHSGDVMSLSLSPDLRTFVSGACDASVKLWDIRDSMCRQTFTGHESDINAICFFPNGSAFATGSDDATCRLFDLRADQELSVYCHDNIICGITSVAFSRSGRLLLAGYDDFNCNIWDAMKGDRAGVLAGHDNRVSCLGVTDDGMAVCTGSWDSFLKIWN